In Cystobacter fuscus DSM 2262, the genomic stretch GGACTAGCCTGCGCCGCTTTGCGTGGGTGTCCTCTTGGGTAGAGTGCTACACCCTGACTGGACGGAGTGGGTGGGGGGTGGGTGATGGGCCGTTCGTCGTGGCGAGATTTGACCGTACGTCCGCTGTTCTTTCCCGCCGTGAGCCTCATGCTCGGCGCGGGTCTGTGGATACGAACGAGCGCGGGCGAGGGGGCATTCCAATTACTGATGGCTTCGACCGTGGCGGTGGGCGCACTGGGGCTCGCTCGCCTGCCTGGTGCCCATCTGGGCGTGCTCGGGGCCCTGGCGCTCACGGGCGCGGGGCTGGCGTCCCTGGAGGCCGGGGTGGAGGTGCCTCCCGGACTGCGAGAAGGAGGCCGCGCGGTCCTGGAGGGAGAGGTGGAGCGCGTGGAGGCCACCGCGGAGTCCACACGCCTGTTGCTGGCTGTTGTCCGCGTGGGGCCCCGGGCCGAGACCCCCGCCCGCTTCCGCGCCCTCCTGTCCGCGCGAGGCGCGCTTCCCGTGCTCCTGCCAGGACAGCGCCTGCGCCTGGAAGCCAAGCTGAAGCCACTCGAGCCCGCGGCGAATCCAGGAGAAAAGGACTTCTCCGCGAAACGCTGGCGACTGGGGATGGCGTTCACCGGGGGCTTCGAGCCCGCGCGGCTGCTCGTGCTGTCCCCCGCCCCACGCTGGCGTGAGGCCCTGGTCCAGCTTCAGGAGGGGCTCGCCCGGGCGGTGCATGCCGTGGCGCCGTCGCCCGACGCGGCCACGCTCTTCCTCACCCTCGCGGCCGGACAGCGCGCCGCGCTCGATGACGCATTGGAGGAGGACTTCTCGCGCAGCGGGCTGGCGCATGTGTTGAGCGTGAGCGGGCTGCACGTGGCGGCGCTCGCGCTCATGACGCTCGCCCTGCTGCGTGGGTTGTTCGTGCGCGCGGGCTCGGCCCTGCCCATGTCGCGGCGGGTGGATGCGCGGCGGCTCGCGGCCCCCGCCGCCATTCCCTTCGTCTGGGCCTATGTCGTCTTCACCGGCAACCAGCCCCCCGCGGTGCGCTCGGCGGTGATGGCCACCGTCGTCCTGCTGGGGCTCACGCTCTGGCGCCGGGCCGATGGGCTCAACAGCCTCGCCGCCGCCGCCGCGCTGCTCGTCGTCTGGACGCCCTCGAGCGTCGCCGATCTCTCGCTGCAACTGTCCTTCCTCGCCGTCTTCAGCCTGCTGCTGCTCACCCCCGCGCTGCGCGAGGCCGTCCCCCTGCCGCCGCCCGACCCGCGCGAGCCGCACCGGCTGCGGCGCCTGCTGGCGAGCACGAGGGAGACGGTGTTGGAGACGTTCTGCGCGAGCGCCGCCGTCACCGTGGCGAGTCTTCCGCTGGTGGCCGGAACGTTTGGCCGCGCGAGCCTCGCGGGGCTCGTCTCCAACATCGTCTGTCTGCCCCTGTGCGGCCTGCTCACCGGCTTCGCCGCGGGCGGCGCGGCCCTCTTCGTCGCGGCGCCCGTGCTGGCCACCCCGCTGCTGTGGGGCGGCGCGTGGGCCTCGCAGGTGCTGCTCTGGCTCACCCGCTTCTTCGCCCACGTGCCCCTGGCCACGGTGGAGCTGCCCTCGTTCGGCGCCGCCGCCTCGCTGCTCTATGGCGTGGGGCTCGTGTGCTGGGCCCTGGGCGAGCGGCGCTGGCGCCTGGGAGGACTCCTCGTGCCCGCGAGCCTGGTACTCGCCCTGCTGCTCCCCCGCGTCCTTCCCGAGCCGGGCCTGCGCATCACCTTCCTGTCCGTGGGCCAGGGAGACGCGATGGTGCTCAGCTCCGCGGGACACCACGCGCTGCTCGATGGAGGCGGTGTGCCCGGCGGCGCGGATCCCGGGCTGCGCGTCGTCGTCCCCTTCCTGCGCGCCTCCCGCATCGAGCGGTTGGACCTGGCCGTCCTCTCCCATCCCCACCCGGATCACGCGCTCGGTCTCATCTCCGCGCTGCAACAGGTGCCCACCGAGCGACTGTGGCTGCCCGCGGACAGCGCGGACGGTCCCTTGTCGCGGCAGCTCATCGCCGCGGCCGCGGGAGCCCAC encodes the following:
- a CDS encoding DNA internalization-related competence protein ComEC/Rec2; its protein translation is MGRSSWRDLTVRPLFFPAVSLMLGAGLWIRTSAGEGAFQLLMASTVAVGALGLARLPGAHLGVLGALALTGAGLASLEAGVEVPPGLREGGRAVLEGEVERVEATAESTRLLLAVVRVGPRAETPARFRALLSARGALPVLLPGQRLRLEAKLKPLEPAANPGEKDFSAKRWRLGMAFTGGFEPARLLVLSPAPRWREALVQLQEGLARAVHAVAPSPDAATLFLTLAAGQRAALDDALEEDFSRSGLAHVLSVSGLHVAALALMTLALLRGLFVRAGSALPMSRRVDARRLAAPAAIPFVWAYVVFTGNQPPAVRSAVMATVVLLGLTLWRRADGLNSLAAAAALLVVWTPSSVADLSLQLSFLAVFSLLLLTPALREAVPLPPPDPREPHRLRRLLASTRETVLETFCASAAVTVASLPLVAGTFGRASLAGLVSNIVCLPLCGLLTGFAAGGAALFVAAPVLATPLLWGGAWASQVLLWLTRFFAHVPLATVELPSFGAAASLLYGVGLVCWALGERRWRLGGLLVPASLVLALLLPRVLPEPGLRITFLSVGQGDAMVLSSAGHHALLDGGGVPGGADPGLRVVVPFLRASRIERLDLAVLSHPHPDHALGLISALQQVPTERLWLPADSADGPLSRQLIAAAAGAHVEEVQRGHAPYLLGEATLEVLGPPEDRLLLEGQNDTSVVLLVRHGDVTVLLPGDVEEAGEEALLAEGALGPVAVLKAPHHGSRTSSTEGLLARLRPRFAIFCVGRRNRFGFPHPEVEARYRALGTECLRTDLHGAITLESDGHDVRLSPFLPASERNEDVVAPARAHHQP